One region of Astyanax mexicanus isolate ESR-SI-001 chromosome 15, AstMex3_surface, whole genome shotgun sequence genomic DNA includes:
- the tnrc6ba gene encoding trinucleotide repeat-containing gene 6B protein isoform X2: protein MPYLTLRFKAATHWFVVKEHREREQQFMEDKKRKKEDKRKRETSQKVVEQKNKVPELTKPPSAQSLATPNSVSPSPGPVPSTTSSIATPAAGTPPQGGNNAKRPAVANGQPSPSTQAPQRYMPREVPPRFRCQQDHKVLLKRGQPPLSSMLLGGSNNGGDSPSAAVTAASDSSLGSAGPAAPSLSHTSSSSSIAASSTTTSSNYANSMWGASSGSQPLSQGREKVIVDGSDLEEWPSIAAGDGARTGDATVTGGADGSVVPNCSASWGERHLQQQPKAVGGGNDGGKSVSSGSPSPPSSSCSTNECMQPSSVVWGSQGVIGGNAVAAGSLPPISKASPLPGTDCSVGVSCGIPGANFNPNANPSAWPALVQDGAGAAATEGGPTPLQSSKSLSANNSISVNQASHQHQLHQMQYRDVEPSCRDWGGAALEPGAGPKNTGMKEGGDLDCGSSGGGDLSASSSSSASSCAWRAQPFPANSKTGASRTDAWESGATGSSVSAEGGNSWGFRGQDDRQGGSTWGTGNGGQISGVSQGEWGGGVGDWGNSSGVGNPSGGNGGGSSSNSSSSGGSVSNPSVSSSTPSTMIRAWDNQKGTGGDGGTGDTSEWGGQGSRGGGGTLSSSGAENSRSGNQHHGHHRSQQPCNAEVALQSLLSRTDLDPRVLSNTGWGQTQIRQNVAWDLEADRGAASGAKSSAPSHPLYSGSTGTSTTAPSSSSLIPGAPQNSNSNSIVGPPSVSPREGWDSSSSSSGSSLPSRGPQPSGNSIQNPGVSQVGSGVGNSSGGQSKHFGGWGEPNPSESQGKCWGSEGQEWRENTAGSGSSGWGDFRQQGTPAGGDWGNSQEEKGTGGWKEMRRGDGGNWGQRSGNEWGERESKTSSGGWGGGKDGGGTGGDSEVGTWGSWDEGAPRKAWGAGGTETGGVGTGGGNMGNKSHSSWGGSVHPSQMPNSQTASLKGQAQQQQQSQPQQSQSLDTGAMQGGWGRQGGSSAQSQSSGWTSGPIPQISSGTGSSSDPSGWEEPSPQSISRKKEIDDGTSAWGDPNKYAYVNYWDKNNDPSDQPLQAQPQGPPPPQSVRKPAAPASRDVNLTHSSNKGPAMAPSGWGGNGSPSSPCVDNGTAAWGKPTEIPSGWGDPEDTGNASGWGNPSPNPVKSVSKSMQEGWGEREGSVSASRHSSWEEEEEGGVMWNSAGSQGSSSSYNSGGWGNKKGNKGPIKSGDSWINPINRQFSNMGILGEDPSGRPLDLAPGPPQDKKMDGDKRGVGLSDYNGDMRKGGRGGPGGVVFRSSSSKEVGPGEPGPYYDKQTLPFTNQDGCLGEEGPCSPYSPPTVFKPSPLYNHPNPPRQMGSHMFGSSGGMAQPRHQQGVPPINPTVRAQVPHQFLSPQVPGSVLKQMPPPSCGVGGVSGGVFPPQLSPQNIAMLSSIYSPQIQFQLACQLLLQQQPQQQQPQQPQLLQNQRKFPPNVRQQADPQQLARIMAVLQQQRQQQQQVGSTGGSSKLSPSHLGSGGPKMPMPDSLTHPAMGGSVADLHQKSSAAYSGFGSGLELGSMVGASSGLKEGGGQQSRFKWMMEGHSPAPSSPDSAIHKNGPIAAPVKRGSSPYSQYEMLGVDSLGVPSDSWQRTPGNKMGNKTGTSTWPPEFQPGVPWKGIPSVDPESDPYMTPGGILSSSTVSSINDTEHPLLRDNTESTPSLNTLLPSPGAWPYSASDSPLNNAHNPAKYTEYKPSWPPEPIGHNKPWKTNRSTSQLPRPPPGLTHQKQPSVSPWAGGAPRLGRGWGGSGGSQESRYGPGNVMTSGSTWSDGGASRGSCWLVLSNLTPQIDGSTLRTICMQHGPLLTFHLGLTQGSALIRYSTRQEAAKAQSALHMCVLGNTTILAEFVSEEEVARYFAHSQAGGAGSTTGASAGGAVTGPTGAAVSSGPGAVGAGSAGSIPGGERERPGGGSTIAGGSNNGAVGGPAGSGWQSLDGTGNSPDPVSAQGSGLGIFAQWSNGAGGGVMGSGTAGVEPSRQGLWGGMAAGYPSSSLWGSPALEDRHQMSSPAALLPGDLLGGGSDSI from the exons ATGCCTTACTTGACATTACGGTTTAAAGCCGCGACTCATTGGTTTGTAGT aaaggAGCACCGGGAAAGGGAACAGCAGTTCATGGAAGACAAGAAAAGgaagaaggaagataaaagaaAAAGGGAAACCTCACAGAAG GTGGTCGAGCAAAAAAACAAAG TGCCAGAACTGACCAAGCCCCCATCTGCCCAGTCTCTTGCCACACCTAACTCGGTCTCCCCTAGCCCTGGCCCTGTTCCTTCTACAACCTCCTCCATTGCCACCCCGGCTGCTGGCACCCCCCCTCAGGGTGGGAACAATGCTAAGCGGCCGGCGGTGGCCAACGGACAGCCCTCCCCCAGCACCCAGGCCCCCCAGCGCTACATGCCCCGAGAAGTGCCCCCTCGATTCCGTTGCCAGCAGGACCACAAAGTGCTACTGAAAAGGGGCCAGCCTCCACTGTCCTCCATGCTGCTGGGGGGAAGCAACAATGGGGGAGACAGCCCCAGTGCAGCAGTGACTGCTGCTTCAG ATTCCAGCCTGGGTTCTGCAGGTCCAGCTGCTCCCTCTCTGTCCCACACGTCATCCTCCTCATCAATCGCTgcttcttctactactacttcttcAAATTATGCAAATTCCATGTGGGGGGCAAGCTCTGGCAGCCAGCCCCTCTCTCAGGGCAGGGAGAAAGTGATAGTGGATGGGTCGGACCTGGAGGAATGGCCCAGCATTGCTGCTGGAGACGGGGCCAGAACAGGAGATGCGACAGTTACTGGAGGAGCAGATGGCAGCGTAGTACCGAACTGCAGTGCCTCATGGGGTGAACGGCACCTCCAGCAGCAGCCAAAGGCTGTGGGAGGAGGGAATGACGGAGGGAAAAGTGTCAGTTCTGGTAGCCCCTCCCCACCTTCATCCTCCTGTTCAACCAATGAATGTATGCAGCCTAGTAGTGTTGTTTGGGGGTCCCAGGGAGTCATAGGAGGAAATGCAGTAGCAGCAGGGTCATTACCCCCCATATCCAAAGCCTCCCCTCTCCCAGGGACTGATTGCTCTGTTGGCGTCAGCTGCGGAATTCCAGGTGCCAACTTTAACCCTAATGCCAACCCCTCTGCCTGGCCAGCTCTGGTACAGGATGGGGCTGGGGCAGCTGCAACAGAGGGTGGCCCCACTCCTCTCCAAAGCTCAAAGTCATTGTCTGCCAACAACTCCATTTCTGTGAATCAAGCCTCTCATCAGCACCAACTTCACCAAATGCAATACAGAGACGTAGAGCCATCCTGTAGAGACTGGGGTGGTGCGGCACTGGAGCCAGGAGCTGGACCAAAAAACACAGGCATGAAGGAAGGAGGTGATCTGGACTGTGGAAGTTCAGGTGGTGGGGATCTCTCTGCCTCGTCTTCCTCCTCCGCCTCTTCATGTGCTTGGAGAGCTCAGCCTTTTCCTGCAAATTCCAAAACGGGTGCCTCTAGGACTGATGCTTGGGAGAGTGGAGCAACAGGAAGCTCTGTCTCTGCTGAAGGGGGAAACTCATGGGGGTTCAGAGGACAAGATGATAGACAGGGTGGAAGTACATGGGGCACCGGAAATGGTGGTCAGATATCTGGGGTATCTCAGGGAGAATGGGGTGGGGGAGTTGGGGATTGGGGTAATTCAAGCGGTGTTGGCAATCCAAGTGGTGGAAATGGAGGTGGCTCAagtagtaacagcagcagcagtggtggcaGCGTAAGCAACCCTTCAGTTTCTTCCTCTACACCTTCGACTATGATAAGAGCTTGGGACAATCAGAAAGGAACTGGAGGAGATGGAGGGACAGGAGACACCAGTGAATGGGGAGGTCAAGGCAGCAGAGGCGGAGGAGGTACCTTATCCTCAAGTGGTGCAGAAAACTCGAGAAGTGGCAATCAGCACCATGGCCACCACCGCTCTCAACAGCCTTGCAACGCTGAAGTGGCCTTACAGAGTCTGCTTAGTCGGACGGACCTAGACCCTAGAGTGCTGTCAAACACGGGATGGGGACAGACACAGATTCGACAGAATGTGGCATGGGACTTGGAGGCAGATAGAGGAGCAGCAAGTGGAGCCAAATCTTCTGCACCAAGCCATCCACTGTATTCTGGCTCTACTGGAACATCAACCACTGCCccatcatcttcatcactgaTTCCTGGTGCACCCCAGAACTCAAATTCCAATTCCATCGTCGGACCCCCATCGGTCTCACCTCGTGAAGGCTGGgatagcagcagtagcagcagtggtTCCTCTTTGCCCAGTCGAGGTCCACAACCCTCTGGCAACAGTATTCAAAACCCTGGTGTTTCACAGGTTGGAAGTGGAGTGGGTAATTCATCAGGGGGGCAGAGCAAGCATTTTGGGGGCTGGGGAGAGCCAAATCCATCTGAGAGCCAAGGAAAATGTTGGGGCAGTGAGGGACAGGAGTGGAGAGAAAACACAGCAGGGAGCGGGTCAAGTGGATGGGGTGATTTTCGACAACAGGGTACTCCAGCAGGTGGAGACTGGGGAAACAGTCAGGAGGAGAAAGGGACCGGAGGTTGGAAAGAGATGCGAAGAGGAGATGGGGGAAATTGGGGACAGAGAAGCGGTAATGAATGGGGAGAACGTGAGTCAAAGACAAGCAGTGGGGGTTGGGGTGGTGGGAAGGATGGTGGAGGTACAGGTGGAGATTCAGAAGTAGGTACATGGGGCAGCTGGGATGAAGGAGCTCCAAGAAAAGCTTGGGGAGCAGGAGGTACCGAGACAGGAGGTGTTGGGACAGGAGGGGGGAACATGGGAAACAAATCTCACTCAAGCTGGGGTGGCAGCGTACACCCTTCACAGATGCCAAACAGCCAGACGGCCTCTCTGAAAGGTCAGGCACAACAGCAGCAACAATCACAGCCCCAGCAGTCGCAGTCGCTGGATACAGGGGCCATGCAAGGGGGCTGGGGAAGACAAGGTGGTTCTTCAGCCCAGAGCCAAAGTTCAGGATGGACCTCAGGGCCCATACCTCAAATATCCAGTGGAACTGGAAGCAGTTCAGACCCTAGTGGTTGGGAGGAGCCTTCGCCACAGTCTATAAGCAGGAAAAAGGAAATAGATGATGGAACATCTGCCTGGGGTGATCCCAATAAGTATGCCTATGTCAATTATTGGGACAAAAACAATGACCCATCTGACCAACCGTTGCAGGCTCAGCCCCAGGGGCCTCCTCCACCTCAATCAGTAAGGAAGCCTGCAGCTCCTGCAAGCAGAGATGTGAACCTCACGCACTCCTCCAACAAGGGCCCTGCAATGG CTCCGTCTGGATGGGGAGGGAATGGCTCTCCCTCCAGTCCGTGTGTGGACAACGGCACTGCAGCTTGGGGCAAGCCCACAGAAATACCTAGTGGTTGGGGTGACCCAGAAGACACTGGGAATGCCTCGGGCTGGGGTAACCCATCTCCCAACCCAGTAAAATCTG TTTCAAAGTCTATGCAAGAAGGTTGGGGTGAGCGAGAGGGATCTGTTAGTGCTTCACGCCACTCCAGCtgggaagaggaggaagaaggggGCGTAATGTGGAACAGTGCTGGATCTCAAGGCAGCAGCTCTTCCTATAACTCTGGGGGCTGGGGAAACAAGAAGGGAAACAAG GGTCCAATAAAAAGTGGAGACTCTTGGATAAACCCTATTAATAGACAGTTCTCTAACATGGGGATTCTG GGAGAGGATCCCAGTGGCCGTCCACTGGATCTGGCCCCTGGCCCTCCTCAAGATAAAAAGATGGATGGAGACAAACGAGGAGTGGGTTTGAGTGACTACAATGGAGATATGCGCAAAGGAGGTCGTGGAGGGCCAGGAGGCGTAGTCTTCCGTTCGTCTAGTTCCAAAGAGGTGGGGCCTGGTGAGCCTGGGCCTTACTATGACAAG CAGACCTTGCCTTTCACCAATCAGGATGGGTGCCTTGGGGAGGAGGGGCCTTGTTCTCCATATTCTCCACCCACAGTCTTCAAGCCCTCTCCCCTCTACAACCACCCCAATCCCCCTAGACAA ATGGGTAGTCATATGTTTGGAAGTAGTGGTGGGATGGCGCAACCCAGGCACCAGCAAGGAGTGCCACCCATTAACCCGACTGTACGAGCGCAAGTGCCTCATCAGTTCCTGTCACCTCAG GTGCCAGGCTCTGTTCTGAAGCAAATGCCTCCTCCAAGCTGTGGCGTTGGAGGAGTCAGTGGAGGGGTTTTTCCACCTCAGCTTTCCCCACAGAACATCGCCATGCTCAGCAGCATTTATTCCCCTCAAATTCAGTTCCAGCTG GCCTGTCAgctgctcctccagcagcagcctcAACAGCAGCAGCCTCAACAGCCGCAGCTTTTGCAGAACCAGCGCAAGTTCCCTCCAAATGTGCGTCAGCAAGCAGACCCACAACAG CTTGCCAGAATCATGGCTGTTctccagcagcagagacagcaacagcagcaggtgGGTAGTACAGGTGGGAGCTCTAAGCTGTCCCCCTCTCACCTTGGCAGTGGTGGTCCAAAAATGCCCATGCCTGACTCCCTTACTCACCCTGCCATGGGAGGCTCAGTAGCTGACCTGCATCAGAAATCATCAGCTGCATATTCAG GGTTTGGTTCTGGCCTTGAGTTGGGTTCAATGGTTGGTGCTTCTTCTGGTTTAAAAGAAGGAGGTGGACAGCAATCCCGGTTTAAATGGATGATGGAAGGTCACTCACCAGCTCCCTCCTCTCCAGACAGCGCAATTCACAAAAATG GCCCCATTGCTGCTCCTGTGAAGAGAGGTAGCTCGCCATACTCCCAGTATGAGATGCTGGGGGTGGATAGTTTGGGTGTGCCTTCAGACAGCTGGCAGAGAACCCCTGGGAACAAAATGGGAAACAAAACGGGCACATCCACATGGCCTCCAG AATTCCAGCCAGGGGTGCCTTGGAAAGGAATTCCGAGTGTTGATCCAGAATCAGACCCCTACATGACCCCTGGAGGTATACTGAGCTCATCGACCGTGTCGAGCATCAATGATACTGAGCACCCGTTGCTTCGAGATAACACAG AATCAACCCCCTCCCTAAACACCTTGCTGCCTTCACCTGGTGCCTGGCCCTACAGTGCCTCAGACAGCCCCCTCAACAATGCACACAATCCAG CTAAGTACACAGAGTACAAGCCAAGCTGGCCCCCTGAGCCTATTGGACACAACAAGCCTTGGAAGACCAATCGCAGCACTTCCCAGCTGCCACGCCCACCTCCTGGACTAACCCATCAGAAGCAGCCCTCTGTGTCCCCGTGGGCGGGAGGAGCACCACGCTTGGGCAGGGGCTGGGGTGGCTCTGGAGGCAGCCAAGAAAGCAGATACGGGCCTGGTAATGTCATGACCTCAG GCTCAACATGGAGTGATGGTGGAGCTTCAAGGGGAAGCTGTTGGCTGGTGCTAAGTAATCTTACTCCCCAG ATTGATGGTTCCACACTGCGCACTATCTGTATGCAGCATGGTCCACTGTTGACCTTTCACCTTGGTCTAACCCAGGGCAGTGCTCTGATTCGCTACAGTACTCGCCAAGAAGCAGCCAAAGCTCAGAGTGCCCTGCACAT GTGCGTTCTGGGCAACACCACAATCCTGGCTGAGTTTGTGAGCGAGGAGGAGGTCGCTCGCTATTTTGCACATTCCCAGGCAGGTGGAGCTGGGAGCACAACTGGAGCCAGTGCGGGCGGCGCCGTTACCGGGCCAACAGGAGCGGCGGTGTCGTCTGGCCCCGGAGCAGTGGGTGCTGGAAGTGCCGGGAGTATACCTGGTGGAGAGAGGGAGCGGCCTGGTGGAGGAAGCACTATTGCAGGAGGTAGCAACAACGGGGCCGTTGGTGGACCTGCAGGGTCTGGCTGGCAGAGTTTGGACGGTACGGGCAACTCCCCTGATCCAGTCTCAGCCCAAGGCTCCGGTCTGGGCATCTTCGCCCAGTGGAGCAACGGTGCAGGCGGAGGTGTAATGGGCAGCGGCACGGCAGGCGTGGAGCCGTCCAGGCAGGGGCTTTGGGGGGGCATGGCAGCAGGGTACcccagcagcagcctgtgggggTCTCCTGCTTTGGAAGACCGGCACCAAATGAGCAGCCCTGCAGCACTGTTGCCTGGAGACCTGCTGGGTGGCGGGTCCGACTCTATCTGA